One window of the Thiobacter sp. AK1 genome contains the following:
- a CDS encoding YihY family inner membrane protein, which yields MSARPAPWRVLRRSPAFLRFVLQRFLADRCPQTAAALAYTTLLALVPLVTVALVVLAAFPVFEEIITALKIFLLTHMVPEIAGRIITVYMLQFSEKAARLTLVGIAFLMLTALMLMHTIEESFNAIWRVRQPRRLAQRFVTYWAVLTVGPLLLGASLSITSYLVSLSLGYTQRIPFIGVYLLRPVPLVLMSLTFALLYMLVPNRSVAFRHALAGGLAAGLAFELMKKGFAWYITSFPTFRLVYGAFAALPIFLVWVYLSWLVVLAGAVITASLPAWMAGATATRHKPGWHFVAALELLLALAAAQEQGETRTLEALRRGLPADVEETEALLDTLRTAGLVARSDNGDWLLARAPGHIALRDVHRLFVWDAKATSSRHPGITRFLAALAETGEGVLAATLADLAAGHHS from the coding sequence ATGTCTGCCCGCCCCGCCCCGTGGCGCGTCCTGCGCCGCAGTCCGGCTTTCCTGCGCTTCGTCCTGCAGCGCTTCCTCGCGGATCGCTGCCCTCAGACCGCCGCGGCGCTGGCCTACACCACGCTGCTTGCCCTGGTGCCCTTGGTGACCGTGGCCCTGGTGGTGCTGGCGGCCTTCCCGGTGTTCGAGGAGATCATCACCGCGCTGAAGATTTTCTTGCTCACCCACATGGTGCCGGAGATCGCGGGCAGAATCATCACCGTTTACATGCTGCAGTTTTCGGAAAAGGCAGCGCGCCTCACCCTGGTGGGCATTGCCTTTCTCATGCTCACCGCCTTGATGCTGATGCACACCATCGAGGAATCGTTCAACGCCATCTGGCGCGTGCGTCAGCCGCGGCGACTCGCCCAGCGGTTCGTCACCTACTGGGCCGTGCTTACGGTCGGGCCGCTGCTCCTGGGTGCGAGTCTTTCCATCACGTCCTATCTGGTGAGCCTGTCCTTGGGTTACACACAACGCATCCCGTTCATCGGCGTGTACCTGCTGCGGCCGGTGCCCCTCGTGCTGATGTCGCTCACTTTCGCCCTGCTCTACATGCTGGTGCCCAACCGGTCGGTGGCATTCCGGCACGCGCTGGCAGGTGGGCTGGCAGCAGGACTTGCCTTCGAACTCATGAAAAAGGGCTTCGCCTGGTACATCACCAGTTTTCCCACCTTTCGCCTGGTCTATGGCGCCTTCGCGGCCTTACCCATCTTTCTCGTCTGGGTCTATCTCTCCTGGCTGGTGGTGCTGGCGGGCGCGGTGATCACCGCGAGCCTGCCCGCCTGGATGGCGGGCGCGACGGCAACTAGGCACAAACCCGGCTGGCATTTCGTCGCCGCGCTGGAGTTGCTGCTCGCGCTGGCCGCCGCCCAAGAGCAGGGCGAAACGCGCACACTTGAGGCCTTGCGGCGAGGACTCCCGGCCGATGTCGAGGAAACGGAGGCGCTGCTCGACACGTTGCGCACCGCCGGTTTGGTCGCCCGCAGCGACAATGGTGACTGGCTGCTGGCGCGGGCGCCGGGACACATCGCCTTGCGCGACGTGCATCGGCTATTTGTCTGGGATGCCAAGGCCACGTCCAGCCGCCATCCCGGCATCACCCGTTTCCTCGCCGCCCTGGCCGAAACGGGTGAGGGCGTGCTGGCGGCCACGCTGGCCGATCTCGCCGCCGGGCATCATTCCTGA